The following is a genomic window from Deinococcus reticulitermitis.
TGCGGCGAGTCCTTGGCCTCCATGAACTTCTCGCCCTCGATGCGGTGGCCCTCGTCGAAGGGGACCTGCGTGGCGAGTTCCACGAGATCGATGATCAGCCCCGGGGAGAGCTGGCCCCTATGCGTTTTCCTGATCCCCTCCCGCGCGGCGGCGAACACCTCGGGGCTCGCTCCCTCCACCTCCCGCTCGCTGATGCGCGGCAGCGGGCGGGCGTCGGCCACCCGGCGGGCGAACGCCACGGCGCCCTGAAGCAGGTCCCCCTCCACGATCTCGTCGATCAGGCCGAGTTCCTTCGCCTGCGACGCCTTTACGGGGTTGCCGCTCAGCATCATCTCGAGTGCCTTTTGCACACCCACCACGCGCGGCAGCCGCTGGGTTCCGCCCGCGCCGGGCAGCACGCCGAGCTTGACCTCAGGCAGACCGACCTGCGCGTCTTTCGTCGCCACCCGGTACGAGCAGCCCAGCGCCAGCTCGAAGCCGCCGCCGAGCGCGGTGCCGTGGATGGCGGCGACCGTGGGTTTCTGGAAGCCGTCGAGTTTGGCGATGGTGCCGCGCAGGTCGGGCGCCTGTTCGCGCGGCAGGTTGAAGGTCTTGATGTCGGCCCCGGCGATGAAGGTGCGCCCCCCGCCGATGATCACGACCGCCCGCACGCTGTCGTCGCTCTCCGCCTCGTCGAGGCCCGCCTTGAGGCCCTCGGGCACGCCCGGCGAGAAGGCGTTGACGGGCGGATTGTGGATGGTGAGAACGAGCACGTCGCCCTCGCGGCTGGACTGGACCAGGCGGGGCGGGGCGGGAGTCTGGGCGGTGTCACTGCTCATGGTGGCCTCCTGTGGCTGTTTTTGGTGTCGGTCCATGCTTGCACGGCGCCGCAGGAGGGTCAAACCTCACCCGGAGGCGAGGAGCGCCACAAGCACGGTCACAAAGAGGGCCGCGAGTCCCATCCCGATGCTGCTCGCCGCGCCGGTCAGCTCGCCTTCCTCGCGGGCGCGGGCGGTGCCGACCCCGTGCGCGACCGCGCCGATGGCGACGCCGCGCGCGAGGGGATGCCGCACGCCGAGCCGGGTCAGGAAAGGCGGCAGAACCAGGGCCCCGAGCAGCCCCGAGAGCACCGCGAGCGTGGCCGCCAGGACGGGCGGCGCTCCGGTGAACTGCGCGAGTTGCAGCGCGACCGGGCTGGTGGCCGGCGCGGTGGTCAGCGAGCGCTGCGCCGCTTCACTCAGCGGCAGGACGCGCGCGAGCAGCATGTCGGCGGCGACGGCGCTGCCGGTGCCCACCAGACCGCCGATCAGCAGCGCGCGCCACTGCCGCGCGAGCAGGGCGCGCAGGCGGTAGAGGGGCACCGCGAGCGCCACCACCGCTGGGGCCAGCAGCGCCGAGACCGGCGCCACCTGCGCCTGATAGTCGCGGTACTCGGTGCCGGTCAGCAGCAGCGCGAGGGCCACTGCGAGCGTGGCGATCAGTGTGGGATTGGCGAGCGGCGAGCGCACCCGCGCTTGCAGCAGCAGGCCAGCGACGAAACCCAGCAGGGT
Proteins encoded in this region:
- a CDS encoding LrgB family protein, whose amino-acid sequence is MSWIALTLLGFVAGLLLQARVRSPLANPTLIATLAVALALLLTGTEYRDYQAQVAPVSALLAPAVVALAVPLYRLRALLARQWRALLIGGLVGTGSAVAADMLLARVLPLSEAAQRSLTTAPATSPVALQLAQFTGAPPVLAATLAVLSGLLGALVLPPFLTRLGVRHPLARGVAIGAVAHGVGTARAREEGELTGAASSIGMGLAALFVTVLVALLASG